AACCGGCGGAACAGGGGGGAGTTCGAAATATTCTATTGGCACAAGCGATAGTTCTTTGTTCCCAAAATATAAAACTTGTTTATGATTGAAGTTATCCTTGAGCGTCAATGTGTTCAGTTGGGATATTGTTTTCTGAACAACTTCTTCTGAGTTTGAAGACTTGGCGAATGCGGATAAAACTAATTTTCCACTGTTCGATGTTTTCACCCAATATCCTTTTCCGGGTTGAAGAGTCGTTGCCGCCTGATAACTTCCGTCAAATCCATAGTACGAGGAAGAGACAATCCCTGCGGGGATGCTGGAAATCTTCGAGGTCGCAATTGCTTCGCCTGATGCGCCGATGATGTTCCACTTGCTGTTTACATAGATAGTATCTTTCAGTGTCATTGTTCCAGTTACCTGAACAGAATCAGTTTGGTCGAACTTCAACCAATAGCCGGTTCCGTGTTCAAGTGAATCTGCCGACACATAGCCGCCCTCGTAGGCAAACGCTTGTGAAGTTGCGGAAGGAAATAGTGTACTCACACTTTTGTCTTCCACGGAAAGAGGGAGCGAAAGTAAATTCCAACTTGCATTGAATGAGATGTTGCTCGTCGTTTCATACATCGTCGGTCCGATATAAATATCATCTACATACCAACCATCGGCATTGTTCGAAGAGTTAGCAACAAGACGAAAACGAACAATCACAGTGTCGTTCGTATAGGCAGAAAGGTCGAAGCGTTCTGTAAACCAATCGTTTGCATCTGCTGAATAATCAGTCCATTCAGGATGCAAGTTCATGTTATAGACTCGTAACGAGGTCCAACTTTGTCTTTGGTTCTTACTGATTTCAAGAAATCCAAAATCGGCAAAAGCAATAATTGCTATCGTTTTGAATTGAAGCATGCCCGTGCTACCGAGAATAACCGGGGGCATTTCAACATATGAAGTGGTTGAATGTGGATACAACCCACCCGGACTATCAGTTAAAGAATGTGTGCCGCTTGCAGATGCATCCATGGTTGAATCCCAAGTTCCTGTTTTATTGAGATACGGAAGGGATGATTCAAAATCTTCCGAGAGCAGTGTGAGAATTCCGCCATAGGCAGTTACCGATGATGTTGCCGCGCTGTAATGGACTGGCGTTTCATTATCTCGTGCTTTGATATAGTAGGAATGAAATCCCTGGACACTATCAATGTGTGAACGTGTTTGACCGGAATCGGGAGAAGTTTGTGCAACACTATCAACAAGGACTCCATCCCGGTAAATTAAAATATATGCAAGGTCGTTGAGCGGTGTTCCGTCAACCTGACGAGAGGGGTTTTTCCACGTAAGTAATGCGCCGCCCGTTGCATCGAGCGCATTGAAATTAGATGGAACGTTCGGAGTAGCATGTCCTCCGGCATACGCACCGGCAATCGCTCCGGTACTCGAATCGGCTGCCGTTACAGCACGAAGGGTGTAATTGTAATACTGATGCAACGTTAACGAATTATCTGTGTAGTGTTCGATTCCCGAATCAACGACTGCGATGAGAGTGGTATTTCTGTACAAGTGCATCTCATAGTTTGTCAGAGGGTCGCCGGAATTCGTTTCCGTCGGGTCGTTCCATGTCAACTGAACACTGTTCGGGGTTTGGTAATCGCTGTATGCAGTGAATGACTCAGGCGTTTTCGGTCCGTTCAAATTTACATCAACAACATATAATCCTGATGACATATCGCCGACGATAATTTTTCCGGAAGGAAAATACGGATAGGTTGACCACGCACCATCGTAGTTTGCATTGTCATTACTTGGATATGTATCGTATCCTCCTACTTCCACAGGAGAAGCCGGGTTCGTTATATCAACTACTTTTACTCCGGCAGTATAGTACGACATGATTGCAAGATTATCTTTCACAAACACATTATGCACAATTGCAGTTGGGCTCCCGACATACTCAGCAACTTTTGTAAACGTTGGAGGATTTTGCATGTCCCAGATTTTGAGTGTCTTTGCTGTTCTTCCAATTTCATCTGTTGATAAAACGTATCTCCCATCAGAAGTTGTTGTTGTATTATGAGTGCCTGCATCGTCATAAGAAATAGTGTGAAGTAATTGCGGACTCGTCTTATTCGTTGCATTAATAATTTGAACACCTACTCCGTAAATTGCCGCACCGTAAATTGTATCGTTGCGAACAAAGCAATCATGAATGTAGTTGCCTGCAAACTCGCCTTGATACGCTGGGTTGAGCGGGTCAGCAAGACTAAAGATGAGAATTCCGCCCGGAGACCAGTTTGCACATCCATTGAGATACATGTATCCATCTTTGATATGGAGTGTATGCCCGCGTGTGATATTTTTTGAGCCTTGGGAGTAATAAAAACTCTTGACGAGATGAACGGAATCGGGT
This genomic window from Ignavibacteriota bacterium contains:
- a CDS encoding choice-of-anchor B family protein, which codes for MFYLKIILTILLCTQVQTFAQATGAVRYLGHFIPPQGGSYVSGAWGWTDGSGREYAILGSYCGTSFVEITDVNNMVERDFVPGVCSSWRELQVHGNYAYNVSEGGGGVQIMDLSYLPDSVHLVKSFYYSQGSKNITRGHTLHIKDGYMYLNGCANWSPGGILIFSLADPLNPAYQGEFAGNYIHDCFVRNDTIYGAAIYGVGVQIINATNKTSPQLLHTISYDDAGTHNTTTTSDGRYVLSTDEIGRTAKTLKIWDMQNPPTFTKVAEYVGSPTAIVHNVFVKDNLAIMSYYTAGVKVVDITNPASPVEVGGYDTYPSNDNANYDGAWSTYPYFPSGKIIVGDMSSGLYVVDVNLNGPKTPESFTAYSDYQTPNSVQLTWNDPTETNSGDPLTNYEMHLYRNTTLIAVVDSGIEHYTDNSLTLHQYYNYTLRAVTAADSSTGAIAGAYAGGHATPNVPSNFNALDATGGALLTWKNPSRQVDGTPLNDLAYILIYRDGVLVDSVAQTSPDSGQTRSHIDSVQGFHSYYIKARDNETPVHYSAATSSVTAYGGILTLLSEDFESSLPYLNKTGTWDSTMDASASGTHSLTDSPGGLYPHSTTSYVEMPPVILGSTGMLQFKTIAIIAFADFGFLEISKNQRQSWTSLRVYNMNLHPEWTDYSADANDWFTERFDLSAYTNDTVIVRFRLVANSSNNADGWYVDDIYIGPTMYETTSNISFNASWNLLSLPLSVEDKSVSTLFPSATSQAFAYEGGYVSADSLEHGTGYWLKFDQTDSVQVTGTMTLKDTIYVNSKWNIIGASGEAIATSKISSIPAGIVSSSYYGFDGSYQAATTLQPGKGYWVKTSNSGKLVLSAFAKSSNSEEVVQKTISQLNTLTLKDNFNHKQVLYFGNKELSLVPIEYFELPPVPPVGAFDVRFTSQQFVETVQEENKSLPISIQSPEYPLTIEWNIQPMQKGKWMLESEDGQKEMTNVGFSSLQSNKLTLRYAGSNAVSLPTSFALHQNYPNPFNPSTVISYQLPVQGFVTIKVYNTLGEEVATLVDGLQVAGYRFVEWNANGMSSGIYQVRMVAGEFSEVKKIIYVK